Proteins encoded by one window of Culicoides brevitarsis isolate CSIRO-B50_1 chromosome 2, AGI_CSIRO_Cbre_v1, whole genome shotgun sequence:
- the LOC134831105 gene encoding two pore potassium channel protein sup-9, whose protein sequence is MNQMPYEQREESLFGLLFSCKMKRQNVRTLSLVVCTFTYLLIGASVFDVLESDTEKKRWDYLKAMKQSFMTKYNMTDDDYRMLEIVVIENKPNKAGPQWKFAGAFYFATVVLAMIGYGHSTPVTRQGKAFCMGYAMVGIPLGLVMFQSIGERLNKFASVLIRRLKKYLNCKYTEATEMNLMFATGMLSTGIITTGAYVFSKYEGWSYFDSFYYCFVTLTTIGFGDYVALQNDHALINKPGYVALSLVFILFGLAVVAASINLLVLRFMTMNAEDIRREEAERALQNPPQNQVVTYDAETAHNKMPRSGSKSNYCSETDEQTSVCSCTCLGANSCANHELFLDSEYHPTDIISINSSIKRASV, encoded by the exons ATGAATCAGATGCCATACGAGCAGCGAGAGGAATCTCTATTTGGATTGctattttcttgtaaaatgaAACGACAAAACGTTAg AACATTATCTTTAGTTGTTTGTACATTCACGTACTTACTCATTGGAGCGTCTGTATTTGATGTGTTGGAAAGTGACACGGAAAAGAAGCGATGGGATTATTTGAAAG cGATGAAACAAAGTTTCATGACAAAATACAACATGACAGACGACGACTATCGCATGTTGGAAATTGTGGTTATCGAAAACAAGCCAAACAAAGCAGGACCACAGTGGAAGTTTGCGGGCGCATTTTACTTTGCTACTGTTGTACTTGCGATGATCGGTTATGGCCATTCGACACCCGTTACGCGTCAAGGAAAGGCATTTTGCATGGGATATGCGATGGTTGGCATCCCCTTGGGTCTCGTTATGTTCCAAAGTATCGGCGAACGTTTGAACAAATTCGCATCTGTGCTGATTCGGAGACTCAAGAAATACCTAAACTGCAAATATACGGAAGCAACGGAGATGAATTTGATGTTTGCAACGGGAATGTTGTCGACAGGCATAA TAACAACGGGCGCTTATGTCTTTTCAAAGTACGAAGGATGGAGTTACTTCGACAGTTTCTATTATTGCTTCGTCACTCTCACAACAATTGGATTCGGGGATTATGTCGCGTTGCAAAATGATCATGCTTTGATCAACAAACCCGGATATGTCGCTCTGAGTCTCGTTTTCATCCTTTTTGGCTTGGCAGTTGTTGCTGCAAGCATCAATTTGCTCGTTTTGCGTTTCATGACAATGAATGCCGAGGATATTCGTCGCGAAGAAGCTGAACGAGCGTTACAGAATCCGCCGCAGAATCAAGTTGTGACATATGACGCCGAAACAGCACACAACAAGATGCCCCGAAGCGGAAGCAAGTCAAATTATTGTTCGGAAACGGATGAACAAACGTCAGTTTGCTCGTGTACATGCTTGGGAGCGAACAGTTGTGCCAATCACGAGTTGTTTTTAGACTCGGAATACCATCCAACGGACATCATTTCCATTAATTCGAGTATTAAACGTGCTTCAGTTTAG
- the LOC134829186 gene encoding uncharacterized protein LOC134829186 codes for MHIGLIIALICNLNLVLGQTTCNNGQGRVLYERLPNQQLQGFDDDVVRDTAPPFRVLEKCQDLCLRDKTSSNLIRACASFDFQPGSRIASFSGSAEYEESTCYLTREQAAPEGIGNLMLVPNSVHFTEICLASNRPERECPSRRYVFERHPRKKLKLPASDIKEMTAANRSDCEDKCLNEFSFVCRSASYDSTLHSCFLSRFTRRTHPEMLEDDPNSDYLENTCLNAERRCDGLVVFVKEENKRLGGPFEVDIFNNMTLEECQSMCMRAEKYYCRSVEYDDQTKQCILSEEDSVSQKDDISISSSPTHHFYDLVCLDNQRGNDYPDNSVTSHLFSNGRRPDTAFQRYRNSRLGGEFHSEITGRSLSECLDECLRQTSFQCRSAVYSDRFRTCRLSRYNQKDGMRIIYDADYDYYENLMPNLVGGDSEGSSGRPDPTDWHPPGDRDRFTPGGNNGGPYPSPVYPGQGGDRYPTANPGGNYDPMGAPYPSGMPGMYPSGPYPMQPMYGGGGGRPDMGQTGPYDPYYNGNYPDNRYNPVYDNRLPDDRQYLDRGRPLPPSAGQYPVNPNVPQMYPDQRYPPSRGYPANKYPDRGAMYPQPQGWYNMPQPAYPSAQGQGYPTAAQGARPPVAPMDRYPDRRYPMSGGQDRYEPEYERGGYGPYLGIGIFPAMAPSRGGYQAVAPRPVPYYPEMMRPVAIPPGYNPSGYDNAGPGDSFGGYGPPKPYSSRCDDSDVFKQMATRHRMRKQYIRRAVNVPSLTHCQRECIEARDFVCKSFNFKETAYGADSGNGGESTNCELSDRDSKELDVQSPLQFDQGNYDFYERSAGRAGIDGECLDVAQVCNEDGMEFTLRTPEGFYGRIYTYGYYDRCFFRGNGGTINVLRISGAGGYPECGSQRYGDTMTNIVVVQFSDHVQTGKDKRFNLTCLFRGPGESVVTSGYIGAGSGSPIPIEYLPAENSMSNKVRLMILYQGRPTTTIAVGDPLTFRLEPTDGYGHTDLFATNVVARDPYSGRSVMLIDRYGCPVDAFVFPELGRSRDGDSLEARFNAFKIPESNFLVFEATVRSCRDGCQPAYCPGPSGRSEPSFGRRRRSVNETIEGESKYFFENDDPDIETVSNSNNEQVMERRIDNVGDDDDDSDGEELIPEQVREMIEVFESREEMQQDTVARKVIAPQETVCLAPSEYHGLISAVILLMILLLSISLLGGLVYRRYWRVFAKNYRLDRVSPSNFNPSPLHNTNISTSAHQFNASRPNLMANMTSGRSSGMSLFNNGLQKTFATGNLARMCQLPVMNPIIRTQNDSIEFEDPSEPIYTDPSLFERSRSLRSINEERNKE; via the exons ATGCACATAGGACTAATCATAGcgttaatttgtaatttaaatttagtattaG gTCAAACCACATGTAATAACGGTCAAGGTAGAGTTTTGTACGAAAGACTGCCGAATCAACAATTGCAGGGATTTGACGACGATGTCGTACGGGATACAGCTCCTCCGTTTCGTGTTCTCGAAAAATGTCAAGATCTCTGTTTGCGCGACAAAACGTCGAGTAATCTCATTCGTGCCTGCGCCAGTTTCGATTTTCAACCGGGAAGTCGAATTGCTTCGTTCAGCGGAAGTGCGGAGTACGAAGAATCAACGTGTTATTTGACACGTGAACAAGCAGCTCCCGAAGGCATCGGAAATCTCATGTTGGTGCCAAATAGCGTGCATTTTACGGAAATTTGTCTCGCCTCGAATCGACCTGAACGCGAATGCCCAAGCAGGCGATACGTTTTCGAACGACATCCaaggaaaaagttgaaattgccCGCTTCTGACATCAAAGAAATGACAGCAGCAAATCGATCAGATTGCGAGGATAAATGTTTGAACGAGTTTTCGTTCGTTTGTCGTTCAGCAAGTTACGATTCGACGTTGCATAGTTGCTTTTTGAGTCGATTCACGAGAAGAACGCATCCCGAAATGCTTGAAGATGATCCGAATTCGGATTATTTGGAAAATACTTGTTTAAATGCTGAAAGAAGATGTGATGGTTTAGTTGTTTTCGTTAAAGAAGAGAATAAACGATTGGGAGGACCCTTCgaagttgatatttttaacaatatgaCACTCGAAGAATGTCAATCGATGTGTATGAGAGctgaaaa ATATTACTGTCGTTCTGTTGAATATGATGATCAAACGAAACAATGTATTTTATCAGAAGAGGATTCCGTATCGCAAAAAGATGATATTAGCATCAGTTCAAGTCCAACGCATCATTTTTACGACTTGGTTTGCTTGGATAAtc aacgaGGAAATGATTATCCTGACAACTCTGTAACATCGCATCTCTTTTCCAATGGAAGACGACCTGATACAGCTtttcaaag ATATCGCAATTCCCGATTGGGCGGAGAATTTCATTCAGAAATAACCGGAAGATCGTTAAGTGAATGTTTAGACGAGTGTTTGCGGCAAACGAGTTTCCAATGCAGATCTGCTGTTTACAGCGACAGATTTAGAACTTGTCGACTTTCACGTTACAATCAAAAGGATGGTATGCGTATCATTTACGATGCGGATTACGATTATTATGAAAACCTCATGC CTAATTTAGTTGGAGGCGATAGCGAAGGAAGCAGCGGGCGTCCCGATCCAACAGATTGGCATCCGCCAGGCGATCGTGATCGTTTTACGCCGGGAGGAAATAACGGAGGTCCTTATCCAAGTCCTGTTTATCCgg gtcAAGGAGGCGATCGATATCCAACAGCAAACCCGGGAGGAAATTACGATCCAATGGGAGCTCCTTATCCAAGCGGAATGCCCGGAATGTATCCAAGCGGACCCTATCCAATGCAACCAATGTATGGCGGAGGCGGAGGAAGACCTGATATGGGACAAACAGGCCCATATGATCCATATTACAACGGAAATTATCCCGATAATCGTTACAATCCTGTTTATGACAATCGTCTTCCTGATGATCGTCAATACTTAGATCGAGGAAGACCTTTACCTCCATCAGCAGGACAGTATCCTGTTAATCCAAATGTTCCGCAAATGTATCCTGATCAACGATATCCGCCAAGTAGAGGATATCCAGCGAACAAATATCCCGATCGAggag CAATGTATCCTCAACCTCAAGGATGGTATAATATGCCTCAACCTGCATATCCATCAGCACAAGGACAAGGATATCCAACAGCAGCTCAAGGCGCAAGACCTCCTGTTGCTCCAATGGATCGTTATCCCGATAGAAGATATCCGATGAGCGGAGGACAAGATAGATACGAGCCTGAATATGAACGAGGAGGATATGGACCTTATTTAGGCATCGGAATTTTCCCTGCAATGGCTCCTTCGAGAGGAGGATATCAGGCTGTTGCGCCTCGTCCTGTTCCGTATTATCCtgaaatg atgCGTCCTGTTGCAATTCCTCCTGGATATAATCCATCAGGATACGATAACGCAGGCCCGGGAGATAGTTTTGGCGGATATGGACCTCCGAAGCCTTATTCATCTCGATGCGATGATTCGGATGTCTTCAAACAAATGGCAACTCGACACAGAATGCGAAAACAATACATTCGACGTGCGGTAAACGTTCCATCTCTCACACATTGTCAACGCGAATGTATCGAAGCTCGCGATTTCGTCTGTAAAAGTTTCAACTTTAAAGAAACAGCATACGGAGCAGATTCAGGAAATGGCGGAGAGTCGACAAATTGCGAATTAAGCGATCGTGACTCGAAAGAATTGGATGTTCAAAGTCCTTTGCAATTCGATCAAGGCAATTACGATTTCTATGAAAGATCTGCAGGAAGAGCCGGAATTGATGGAGAATGTTTAGATGTAGCGCAAGTTTGTAATGAAGATGGCATGGAATTCACTTTGAGAACACCTGAAGGTTTCTATGGAAGAATTTATACCTATGGATATTATGatag atgctTCTTCCGTGGAAATGGAGGAACAATTAACGTTCTTCGAATCAGCGGAGCAGGAGGATATCCTGAATGTGGATCACAACGA tatgGAGATACAATGACAAATATCGTCGTTGTTCAATTCTCGGATCACGTACAAACAGGCAAAGATAAACGTTTCAACCTAACATGCTTATTCCGTGGCCCGGGAGAATCTGTTGTCACATCAGGATACATTGGAGCCGG ATCTGGAAGTCCAATTCCAATTGAATATTTACCTGCGGAGAATTCGATGAGTAACAAAGTACGTCTCATGATCTTGTATCAAGGAAGACCAACAACGACAATTGCTGTTGGAGATCCATTAACTTTCCGTTTGGAGCCTACTGATGGTTACGGGCATACAGATTTGTTCGCGACAAATGTCGTTGCACGAGATCCATATTCAGGAAGGAGTGTTATGTTGATCGATCGTTATGG ATGTCCTGTTGATGCATTTGTCTTCCCTGAATTAGGGAGATCACGCGATGGAGATTCATTAGAAGCAAGATTTAATGCCTTCAAGATCCCAGAATCGAACTTTTTGGTATTTGAAGCTACTGTGAGGTCATGTAGAGATGGATGTCAACCT gctTATTGCCCCGGACCATCAGGGCGTTCAGAACCTTCATTTGGAAGACGTCGACGATCTGTGAACGAAACTATCGAAGGAGAAAGCAaatatttcttcgaaaatgACGATCCAGACATTGAAACAGTTTCAAATAGTAACAACGAGCAAGTTATGG aacgtcGTATTGATAACGTCGGCGATGACGATGACGACTCTGACGGAGAAGAACTTATTCCCGAACAAGTGCGTGAAATGATCGAAGTTTTCGAATCGCGTGAAGAAATGCAACAAGATACTGTCGCTCGTAAAGTTATTGCGCCTCAAGAAACTGTTTGTCTTGCTCCCTCAGAATATCACGGACTTATAAGTGCAGTTATCTTATTGATGATCCTCCTTTTGAGCATTTCTCTACTTGGAGGTCTCGTATATCGACGATATTGGCgtgtttttgccaaaaattatcGTCTTGATCGCGTTAgtccttcaaattttaatccttcGCCGCTTCACAACACAAATATCTCAACATCAGCTCATCAATTTAACGCATCACGTCCCAATTTGATGGCAAACATGACAAGCGGAAGATCATCGGGTATGTCTTTGTTCAATAATGGGCTTCAAAAAACCTTCGCAACGGG aaatttggcTCGAATGTGTCAATTGCCTGTGATGAATCCAATTATCAGAACACAAAACGATTCCATCGAGTTTGAAGATCCAAGCGAACCAATCTACACAGATCCTTCATTGTTTGAACGATCacg atctctTCGAAGCATCAATGAAGAACGGAACAAAGAATAA
- the LOC134831731 gene encoding glycoprotein 3-alpha-L-fucosyltransferase A-like: MNMEAKEFLFKDVYPTEREIVRHDSNFNNNNIKDVKVVDSNENKISEDTSTDNKQVRSDEDSNDVQERQLSDGAITIERPWYFEGGTRYPKPATVNKKSKKRVAKLFPSEDPLNDRITNQLMFVPPNYEEIKKQKRYKTILLYNGLGAWNVKEGRNVFINSKCPVNTCKITGGREHAANADLILYKDYFIPTGVERPSHQIYMLYLLECPYHTPNIKFPDAFNWTATYRRDSDIVAPYEKWEYYDPRIKQIEQDRNYALNKTKKVAWFVSNCGARNGRLQYAHELQKYIDVDIYGFCGEYKCARSNAEKCFEVLDRDYKFYLAFENSNCRDYITEKFFVNALGRNILPIVMGARPEDYAMSAPQKSYIHIDEFSSPKELAEYLHVLDKNDELYNSYFKWKGTGEFINTYFWCRVCSMLHDDEFIRKPGRCTYADINEWWRAPGVCTNGSWRKEMARKEVMTDD; the protein is encoded by the exons ATGAATATGGAAGCAAAGGAGTTTCTGTTTAAG GACGTTTATCCGACAGAACGAGAGATTGTTAGACATGAtagtaattttaacaataataatatcaaagaTGTGAAAGTAGTTGATAgtaatgaaaacaaaattagtGAAGATACAAGTACTGATAACAAACAAGTGAGGTCCGATGAGGATTCGAATGACGTTCAAGAGCGTCAATTATCGGATGGAGCAATAACAATTGAACGCCCGTGGTATTTCGAGGGCGGAACGAGATATCCGAAGCCCGCAACTGTCAACAAAAAGTCTAAGAAACGTGTGGCGAAGCTTTTTCCATCGGAGGACCCCCTCAACGATCGCATAACGAACCAGCTGATGTTCGTGCCTCCCAACTACGAAGAAATCAAGAAACAGAAGCGATATAAGACAATACTCTTGTATAATGGCCTTGGGGCGTGGAATGTTAAGGAAG GTCGAAATGTATTCATTAATTCCAAGTGTCCTGTAAATACGTGCAAAATCACAGGGGGGCGCGAACACGCAGCCAACGCTGACTTGATACTGTACAAAGATTACTTCATTCCCACGGGCGTCGAGCGTCCCTCGCATCAGATCTACATGTTATATTTGTTGGAATGCCCGTACCACACGCCAAACATCAAATTTCCCGATGCTTTCAATTGGACAGCGACATATCGACGTGATAGCGACATCGTTGCTCCTTACGAGAAATGGGAATATTACGATCCGCGCATCAAACAAATCGAGCAGGATCGAAATTACGCCCtgaacaaaacgaaaaaagtcgCGTGGTTTGTCTCGAATTGCGGCGCACGCAACGGACGACTCCAATATGCGCACgaattgcaaaaatatatcGATGTCGATATTTATGGGTTTTGCGGCGAATACAAATGTGCTCGCAGCAATGCCGAAAAGTGCTTCGAAGTACTCGATCGCGACTACAAATTCTATTTGGCTTTCGAGAACTCCAATTGTCGCGATTATATCACGGAGAAATTCTTCGTAAACGCTCTCGGGCGAAATATTTTGCCGATTGTGATGGGAGCTCGTCCCGAAGATTATGCTATGAGTGCGCCGCAAAAGTCCTACATTCACATTGATGAGTTTTCGTCGCCGAAAGAGTTGGCGGAGTATTTGCatgttttggataaaaatgacGAACTGTATAATTCGTATTTCAAATGGAAAGGCACCGGAGAGTTCATTAATACGTACTTTTGGTGTCGTGTGTGCTCCATGTTACATGACGACGAGTTCATACGAAAGCCCGGAAGATGTACTTATGCTGATATCAACGAATGGTGGCGAGCGCCGGGCGTTTGCACGAACGGATCATGGCGAAAAGAGATGGCTCGGAAGGAAGTCATGACTGACGACTAG